From the Pseudanabaena sp. FACHB-2040 genome, one window contains:
- a CDS encoding DUF4112 domain-containing protein, with protein MDTVAGLKTLNRIRRISRLMDTAIGLPGTKFRIGLDPLLGLIPGGGDLITAGISAYIVFLAARFKLPAPVLRKMALNVALESVVGTVPLVGDLFDATFKANLRNLSLLEKHLQADSPDLEEADPLNLESAVPGNIRQTVQTS; from the coding sequence ATGGATACAGTCGCCGGCCTCAAAACTCTAAATCGCATTCGCCGTATCAGCCGTCTTATGGATACGGCAATCGGTCTTCCTGGCACCAAGTTTCGCATTGGCTTAGATCCCCTACTGGGTTTAATTCCTGGTGGAGGAGACTTGATCACTGCTGGAATTTCTGCTTATATCGTGTTTCTCGCTGCCCGCTTCAAGCTGCCGGCCCCTGTGCTGCGAAAGATGGCGCTAAACGTTGCCCTAGAATCGGTAGTAGGAACTGTGCCCTTGGTGGGCGACCTGTTTGATGCCACTTTTAAGGCCAATCTACGTAACCTGTCGCTGCTAGAGAAGCACTTGCAGGCAGATTCTCCCGATTTAGAAGAAGCAGATCCTCTGAACTTGGAAAGTGCCGTCCCAGGCAATATCCGGCAGACTGTACAAACGAGCTGA
- a CDS encoding BON domain-containing protein, producing the protein MGWLKRIFGQGVLPNNQNKGNQGTQARSNQGVQQNTQAAAQAAPNATVSQQQSIPPERVGLNGEYDQSGLAKRVAQAFDEDPNLDDIETVWVAQTGSTVVLKGKVPQQQLLDKMVSVARQVRGATSVDINQVQIG; encoded by the coding sequence ATGGGCTGGTTAAAGCGAATTTTTGGACAAGGCGTTCTTCCCAACAATCAGAATAAAGGCAATCAAGGAACCCAAGCAAGAAGTAATCAAGGGGTTCAACAAAATACCCAAGCTGCTGCTCAAGCGGCTCCTAATGCAACAGTTAGTCAACAGCAGTCAATCCCCCCTGAGCGAGTTGGCCTAAACGGAGAGTATGACCAGAGTGGTCTGGCCAAGCGGGTCGCCCAAGCATTTGATGAAGATCCTAACCTCGATGATATTGAGACCGTGTGGGTTGCTCAAACTGGCAGCACCGTCGTTCTCAAAGGTAAAGTGCCTCAGCAACAGCTACTCGATAAGATGGTGAGCGTTGCTCGGCAGGTGCGAGGCGCAACCTCGGTAGATATTAACCAGGTGCAAATCGGCTAA
- a CDS encoding BON domain-containing protein, protein MLNPFDVLVLMLFAAAAAYLANISARRARVELAAVALSVIMMLSASLPAQAAAAAKDSAISSDQRALNGALQETPNGNQFHGIEYPEVDGTPLSDTEIERRIRANVSDEIATSVSNGAVRISGEVKNRRVAQRIVDEIKDIPGVHELTFDLGLTEINTARQP, encoded by the coding sequence ATGCTTAACCCTTTTGATGTTCTTGTTTTAATGCTGTTTGCTGCAGCTGCTGCGTATTTGGCTAACATTTCGGCTCGGCGTGCGAGAGTAGAACTGGCTGCAGTTGCTCTAAGTGTCATCATGATGCTCAGTGCAAGCCTACCTGCTCAGGCAGCTGCCGCTGCCAAAGACAGCGCTATCAGCTCTGACCAACGAGCGCTGAACGGTGCCCTTCAGGAAACTCCTAACGGCAATCAGTTTCACGGCATTGAGTATCCAGAAGTAGACGGCACTCCTCTCAGCGATACAGAGATTGAGCGGCGGATCCGTGCCAATGTTTCTGACGAGATTGCCACCAGCGTTTCAAATGGGGCTGTTCGCATCTCTGGGGAAGTGAAAAACCGTCGAGTTGCTCAGCGCATCGTGGATGAAATCAAGGATATTCCTGGCGTTCACGAACTCACCTTTGATTTGGGCTTGACCGAGATTAACACTGCGCGTCAGCCTTAA
- a CDS encoding glutathione S-transferase family protein has protein sequence MAEVEIFSAAVCPFAQRSRLVLLAKGVEFEVTEIDLQNKPANFLDISPYGKVPVLIHGSNRVWESAIVNEYLEEVFPQPALLPSEPGQRAIARIWIDFANTKLIPAFYKLLLSQEPEKQQEWAEEIRKHLIFIEQEGLCKLSVGPFWLGDTVSLVDFSYYPWFERWSALEHYRGVTVPAECTRLQQWWQTMKDLEPVKATAYPGDYHIEQYSKYAAGTAMGTTAKEIRRY, from the coding sequence ATGGCTGAGGTTGAAATTTTCAGTGCTGCCGTCTGCCCCTTCGCTCAGCGTAGCCGCCTGGTGCTGCTGGCCAAAGGCGTAGAGTTTGAAGTTACCGAGATCGATCTGCAAAACAAACCTGCTAATTTTTTAGATATTTCTCCCTATGGCAAAGTGCCGGTCCTGATTCACGGGTCAAACCGGGTTTGGGAATCGGCGATCGTCAACGAATACCTAGAAGAGGTCTTTCCCCAACCGGCACTGCTGCCCTCAGAGCCGGGTCAGCGTGCGATCGCACGTATTTGGATCGACTTTGCCAATACCAAGCTCATTCCCGCCTTCTACAAACTGCTGCTGAGCCAGGAACCCGAAAAACAGCAAGAGTGGGCCGAAGAGATTCGCAAACACCTCATATTTATTGAGCAGGAAGGGCTATGCAAGCTCTCAGTAGGCCCCTTCTGGCTAGGCGATACGGTCAGCCTCGTAGACTTTTCCTACTACCCGTGGTTCGAGCGCTGGTCAGCCCTAGAGCACTACCGAGGCGTGACAGTACCCGCAGAGTGTACCCGGCTACAACAGTGGTGGCAGACCATGAAGGATCTAGAGCCAGTCAAAGCAACCGCCTATCCAGGCGACTACCACATTGAGCAATACTCCAAATACGCAGCAGGCACCGCGATGGGAACCACGGCTAAGGAGATTCGGCGCTATTGA
- the tal gene encoding transaldolase, with product MTNNQLQRLRDCGQSLWMDYLSRDLIQSGELKQKVDEGWLRGITSNPSIFEKAIKGNQTYQPDIEEGIRNKWSAQQIFESLAIEDIRNACDILHPVFEETDGLDGYVSIEVSPLLAKNAQGTLEEARRLYKAIERPNVMIKIPGTSEGMEAIEQVIYEGINVNVTLLFSVDMYARAAEAYIRGLERRAEEGQPINKLSSVASFFISRIDSKIDEQLDSRLKREGTESLNMEKRLEAFKGKVAIANAKMAYQKYLELFNGDRWQALKDKGANPQRLLWASTSTKNPNFSDVLYVNELVGRDTVNTMPVETIEACADHCEVGCDRIEADLDEAHNIINSLSDSDIEIDLNSVMEELLEEGIEKFNQPYNSLLESIEEKVKQLATA from the coding sequence ATGACTAATAACCAACTCCAAAGACTCCGAGACTGCGGCCAAAGCCTCTGGATGGACTATCTCAGCCGCGATCTCATCCAATCTGGCGAACTCAAGCAGAAGGTAGACGAGGGCTGGTTGCGAGGCATCACCTCTAACCCCAGCATCTTTGAGAAAGCGATCAAGGGCAATCAAACCTACCAGCCTGATATCGAAGAGGGCATTCGCAATAAGTGGTCTGCTCAGCAGATTTTTGAATCTCTGGCAATTGAAGACATTCGCAACGCCTGCGATATCTTGCATCCCGTCTTTGAGGAAACCGATGGCCTAGATGGCTATGTCAGCATCGAGGTTTCTCCTCTGCTAGCCAAGAATGCTCAGGGCACCTTGGAAGAAGCCCGACGGCTTTACAAGGCGATTGAACGGCCCAATGTGATGATCAAAATTCCTGGCACTTCCGAGGGTATGGAAGCGATCGAGCAGGTAATCTACGAAGGCATCAACGTCAACGTGACGCTGCTGTTTTCAGTGGATATGTATGCCCGAGCAGCCGAAGCCTACATTCGGGGGCTGGAGCGGCGAGCAGAGGAAGGCCAGCCCATCAACAAACTTTCTTCTGTAGCCAGCTTCTTCATCAGCCGGATCGATTCAAAAATTGATGAGCAGCTTGATAGTCGGCTGAAGCGGGAAGGCACCGAAAGCCTGAATATGGAAAAGCGACTGGAGGCATTTAAAGGCAAGGTTGCGATCGCAAATGCCAAAATGGCTTACCAGAAGTATCTAGAGCTGTTCAACGGCGATCGTTGGCAGGCGCTAAAAGACAAAGGAGCCAACCCCCAACGGCTACTCTGGGCCAGCACCAGCACCAAGAACCCCAACTTCAGCGATGTGCTGTACGTCAATGAGCTAGTGGGGCGCGACACGGTCAACACCATGCCGGTCGAAACCATTGAAGCCTGTGCGGATCACTGCGAAGTGGGTTGCGATCGCATTGAAGCCGATCTAGACGAAGCGCACAACATAATCAACAGCCTCTCTGATTCAGACATCGAAATCGATCTGAACAGCGTCATGGAGGAGCTTCTAGAAGAAGGCATTGAGAAATTCAATCAGCCCTACAATTCCTTGCTGGAATCAATTGAAGAAAAGGTAAAGCAGCTAGCCACGGCTTAA
- a CDS encoding alpha/beta hydrolase, protein MKPLPFTIERLVFRDDPTVQHLSFEPDKAGENNAVQLVEVLSSSPSKATIPGYFVMSNAPPNIEDAYESDPQDMENAEQGLEEIADHLYRIHQQSATAPELVIAVHGYNTSRGSVRNWYKDIFQYINSYDGAISSYANKVFIGYRWPSENVEPGRLKEAFSALPPLPRDLLIGGVVGAIALLILQLFPVARTWLGFVLALGLSGLILLGALILALVIMRLIVYFRDNYRANNFGVLDLVEMIRLLDQKLVERRAKDIAAENPDHPDASAAALNYWEEAPEGKIKLSFVGHSMGAFVVTNVVRILSDVFDSRSIQKDPTAEIGYVFCLGRLVLASPDIPVLTIISSRANFLDSSLRRFAESYLFSSEGDIALRIASTTANYIAFPSRTQARGYRLGNVAVRSTYQSRQDYGIVNLNVLDQYFSPGISMEDAIAQSPEKVLDWLFLTHQRSAKTRCLTLADLFKDQTRLNKDRVTVSDFFTFFDCTDYKDVTFSVRDQQRSKTPQGILTRAKAKGPLRWLDYLQLTLDYAFGKRDVHGGYFQGEFSQQMLYRIAFLGFTGYLKTLDSDSKLAYDPHAALSKLHMQCRDKGVQGLLSPIRYRVDIQKHNLQETKHEMLEAISKDPAATP, encoded by the coding sequence ATGAAACCACTGCCTTTTACCATTGAAAGATTGGTCTTTAGAGATGATCCAACCGTTCAGCACCTGTCTTTTGAGCCAGATAAAGCTGGCGAAAATAATGCGGTGCAGCTAGTCGAGGTGCTGAGCAGCTCTCCCAGTAAGGCGACCATTCCTGGCTATTTTGTCATGAGCAACGCCCCTCCTAATATCGAGGATGCGTATGAGTCTGACCCACAGGATATGGAGAATGCAGAGCAGGGCCTTGAGGAAATTGCTGACCACCTTTACCGCATCCATCAGCAGAGCGCGACAGCCCCAGAACTGGTTATTGCTGTGCATGGCTACAACACCAGTCGCGGGTCGGTGAGGAACTGGTACAAGGACATTTTTCAGTACATCAATAGCTACGATGGGGCCATTTCTAGCTACGCCAATAAGGTGTTTATTGGCTATCGCTGGCCTTCTGAAAATGTTGAGCCGGGGCGCTTGAAAGAAGCTTTTTCGGCGCTGCCGCCGCTGCCTCGGGATCTGTTGATTGGCGGTGTTGTTGGTGCGATCGCATTGCTGATCCTTCAGCTGTTTCCCGTGGCGCGCACTTGGCTCGGGTTTGTGCTGGCGCTGGGGCTTTCTGGCTTGATCTTGCTGGGTGCGCTAATACTGGCGCTGGTGATCATGCGGCTGATTGTCTACTTCCGCGACAACTACCGGGCCAACAATTTTGGTGTGCTAGATCTGGTGGAAATGATCAGGCTGCTGGATCAGAAGCTGGTCGAGCGCAGGGCCAAAGATATTGCGGCAGAAAACCCTGACCATCCCGATGCCTCTGCCGCCGCTTTAAACTATTGGGAAGAGGCCCCTGAGGGCAAGATCAAGCTTTCCTTTGTCGGCCACAGCATGGGAGCCTTTGTGGTGACCAACGTAGTGCGGATTTTATCTGACGTGTTTGACAGCCGGTCTATCCAAAAAGATCCAACGGCTGAAATCGGCTACGTGTTTTGCCTGGGGCGGTTAGTGTTGGCCTCACCTGACATTCCGGTGCTGACGATTATCAGCAGCCGGGCCAACTTTTTAGACTCTTCGCTGCGGCGGTTTGCTGAGTCTTACCTATTTAGCAGTGAGGGCGATATTGCTCTGCGCATTGCTTCGACTACTGCTAACTACATCGCTTTTCCCAGTCGCACCCAGGCGCGCGGCTACCGGCTGGGCAACGTGGCAGTTCGCTCAACGTATCAGTCTCGGCAGGACTATGGCATTGTCAACCTGAATGTGCTCGATCAATACTTTTCTCCCGGCATTTCTATGGAGGATGCGATCGCACAGTCCCCTGAAAAAGTGCTTGATTGGCTGTTTCTCACCCATCAGCGCTCGGCTAAGACTCGCTGCCTGACGCTAGCTGATTTGTTTAAAGATCAGACTCGGCTGAACAAAGACCGAGTAACGGTCTCTGACTTCTTCACCTTCTTTGACTGCACCGACTATAAAGATGTCACCTTCTCAGTGCGCGACCAGCAACGCTCTAAAACTCCGCAAGGAATCTTGACTCGGGCCAAAGCCAAAGGACCGCTGCGGTGGCTTGATTATCTGCAGCTCACCCTTGACTACGCCTTTGGTAAACGGGATGTGCATGGCGGCTATTTCCAAGGCGAGTTTAGCCAGCAGATGCTCTACCGAATTGCCTTCTTAGGCTTTACTGGCTATCTCAAGACTCTTGATAGCGACAGCAAGCTGGCCTACGACCCCCATGCTGCGCTCAGCAAGCTGCATATGCAGTGCCGCGATAAGGGGGTGCAGGGCCTGCTTTCGCCTATTCGCTACCGAGTCGACATTCAGAAGCACAATCTGCAGGAAACGAAGCACGAAATGCTGGAGGCCATCAGCAAAGACCCTGCCGCCACCCCTTAA
- a CDS encoding class I fructose-bisphosphate aldolase, which produces MVAAPSSNRSIVDWLGEEADSLLTYQAKVSRSTLHLPGPDWVDRIFAHSDRNPQVLRSLQQLYSSGRLANTGYLSILPVDQGVEHSAGASFAPNPIYFDPSNIIELAIAGGCNAVATTLGVLGSVSRKYAHKIPFIAKLNHNELLTYPNQFDQIMFASVEQAWNLGAVAVGATIYFGSPESVRQIQEVREAFERAHQLGMATILWCYLRNEAFKQDKDYHLAADLTGQANHLGVTIQADLIKQKLPMLNGGYQAVAQKEGKSYGKTHDRMYSDLITDHPIDLARYQVLNCYAGRAGLINSGGASSKNDFAEAVRTAVINKRAGGCGLISGRKTFQRDFKEGVKLFHQIQDVYLSDEITVA; this is translated from the coding sequence ATGGTTGCTGCTCCATCCTCGAATCGATCTATTGTCGATTGGCTAGGAGAGGAAGCCGACTCCCTCCTCACGTACCAGGCCAAAGTCTCTCGGTCTACCCTGCATCTGCCGGGGCCGGACTGGGTCGATCGCATTTTTGCCCATAGCGATCGCAACCCCCAAGTGCTCCGCAGCCTGCAGCAGCTCTATAGCAGTGGACGGCTAGCCAACACTGGCTACCTTTCCATCCTGCCGGTAGATCAGGGCGTTGAGCACTCTGCTGGGGCCTCCTTTGCGCCCAACCCCATCTATTTTGACCCTAGCAACATCATCGAGCTGGCTATTGCCGGAGGCTGCAATGCCGTGGCTACAACCCTCGGCGTTTTAGGCAGCGTGTCTCGTAAATACGCTCACAAAATTCCCTTCATTGCCAAGCTCAATCACAATGAGCTGCTGACCTACCCTAACCAGTTTGACCAGATCATGTTTGCCTCAGTCGAGCAGGCCTGGAACTTAGGTGCAGTTGCAGTCGGGGCCACGATTTACTTTGGCTCACCCGAATCTGTCCGCCAAATTCAAGAGGTGCGAGAGGCCTTTGAGCGGGCGCACCAGCTGGGTATGGCGACGATTCTCTGGTGCTATCTGCGCAACGAAGCCTTTAAGCAAGATAAAGATTACCACCTAGCAGCAGACCTGACCGGGCAGGCCAACCACCTAGGTGTCACCATTCAGGCCGACCTGATCAAGCAAAAGCTGCCTATGCTGAACGGGGGCTACCAGGCTGTCGCCCAAAAGGAAGGCAAGTCCTACGGCAAAACCCACGATCGCATGTACAGCGACCTGATCACTGACCACCCGATTGACCTGGCCCGTTATCAGGTACTCAACTGCTATGCCGGACGGGCAGGCCTGATTAACTCAGGCGGTGCCTCTAGCAAAAATGACTTTGCCGAGGCCGTTCGCACAGCTGTGATTAACAAACGTGCGGGTGGCTGTGGCCTAATTTCGGGCCGCAAGACCTTTCAGCGCGACTTTAAGGAAGGGGTGAAGCTATTTCATCAGATTCAAGATGTGTACCTATCTGATGAAATCACGGTGGCCTGA